A window of Ictidomys tridecemlineatus isolate mIctTri1 chromosome 15, mIctTri1.hap1, whole genome shotgun sequence contains these coding sequences:
- the Mphosph6 gene encoding M-phase phosphoprotein 6: protein MAAERKTKLSKNLLRMKFMQRGLDSETKKQLEEEEKKIISEEHWYLDLPELKEKESVIIEEQSFLLCEDLLYGRMSFRGFNPEVEKLMLQMNAKNKAEDEDEDEIVELDVSDEEMARRYETLVGTIGKKFAKKRDRANYEEDENGNIKPVKAKKMFLKPQD, encoded by the exons TTCATGCAAAGGGGACTGGACTCAGAAACCAAAAAACAactagaggaagaagaaaagaagatcaTCAGTGAAGAGCACTGGTACTTGGATTTGCCAGAGCTTAAAGAAAAAGA gAGTGTCATAATAGAGGAGCAGAGCTTCTTGTTATGTGAAGATCTTCTGTATGGAAGAATGTCATTCAGAGGATTTAATCCTGAAGTTGAG AAATTGATGCTTCAGATGAATGCTAAGAACAAagcagaagatgaagatgaagatgagatAGTAGAGCTTGATGTGTCAGATGAGGAAATGGCTAGAAG ATATGAGACCTTGGTGGGGACAATTGGAAAAAAGTTTGCCAAGAAAAGAGACCGTGCCAATTACGAAgaagatgaaaatggaaacataaaaCCAGTTAAAGCAAAGAAGATGTTCTTAAAGCCTCAAGATTAA